A region from the Triticum aestivum cultivar Chinese Spring chromosome 3D, IWGSC CS RefSeq v2.1, whole genome shotgun sequence genome encodes:
- the LOC101290660 gene encoding BAG family molecular chaperone regulator 4, whose protein sequence is MGGGSRSRAKEADGESEVRPGGMFVQRRDGEEGPTVRLRVSHGPALRDVFVPAQATFGELKRILAQTIGLEPERQRLFFRGKEKRDDEFLHASGAKDGAKLLLLEKHVPANVEQKVEPVMMDESMMRACEAVVRVRSEVDKLSAKVCELEKSVLAGKKVEDKEFVVLTELLMVQLLKLDGIEAEGEARAQRKAEVRRVQNLVETLDKLKARNANPFSDSAKSVSVSTEWETFENGVGSLNAPPARFSSTQNDTDWEQFD, encoded by the exons ATGGGCGGCGGCAGCAGATCGCGCGCGAAGGAGGCCGACGGCGAGTCGGAGGTCCGGCCGGGCGGGATGTTCGTGCAGCGCAGGGACGGCGAGGAGGGCCCCACCGTCAGGCTCAGGGTGTCCCACGGCCCCGCCCTGCGCGACGTCTTCGTGCCGGCGCAGGCCACCTTCG GTGAACTGAAGAGGATCCTCGCCCAGACTATTGGCTTGGAGCCTGAGAGACAGAGGCTCTTTTTCCGTGGTAAGGAGAAGAGGGACGATGAATTCCTGCACGCATCAGGCGCCAAGGATGGAGCAAAATTGCTTCTGCTTGAGAAACATGTCCCTGCCAATGTGGAACAGAAGGTCGAGCCAGTGATGATGGATGAGAGCATGATGAGGGCTTGTGAGGCTGTTGTTCGTGTCAGATCTGAAGTTGACAAGCTCTCTGCTAAG GTGTGTGAGTTGGAGAAGAGTGTCCTTGCAGGGAAGAAGGTCGAGGATAAAGAATTTGTTGTCTTGACGGAGCTGCTTATGGTGCAGCTGCTGAAACTCGATGGCATAGAGGCAGAGGGAGAAGCAAGGGCACAAAGGAAGGCCGAG GTGCGCCGAGTTCAGAATCTTGTTGAGACCTTGGACAAGCTGAAGGCAAGGAATGCCAACCCTTTCAGTGATAGCGCCAAATCTGTTTCGGTGTCGACCGAGTGGGAGACGTTTGAAAACGGCGTGGGCAGCTTGAATGCTCCGCCGGCCCGATTTTCTTCGACGCAAAATGACACTGACTGGGAGCAGTTCGACTAG
- the LOC123079638 gene encoding ammonium transporter 2 member 3, producing the protein MAAPPLPGAYMPDLPAVPEWLNKGDNAWQLTAATFVGIQSMPGLVVLYGSIVKKKWAVNSAFMALYAYASTLIVWVLLAFRMAFGDRLLPFWGKAGPALTGDFLVARASFPATAHYGAGGALEVPPTQPYYPEATLVLFQFQLAAITLVLLAGALLGRMNIKAWMAFTPLWLLLSYTVCAFSLWGGGFLYHWGVIDYSGGYVIHVSSGVAGFTAAYWVGPRLKSDRERFAPNNILLMIAGGGLLWLGWAGFNGGAPYAPNIIASIAVLNTNVSAAASLLTWTCLDVVFFGKPSVIGAVQGMMTGLVCITAGAGLVHTWAAVLMGICAGSVPWFTMMVLHKRSSLLQKVDDTLAVFHTHAVAGLLGGVLTGLLATPELTTLHTHVPGTRGAFYGGGIQQVGKQLAAALFVVAWNVVVTTGIILAVGLVIPLRMPDEQLRIGDDAAHGEEAYALWGDGERFDVSRRAAARATEVGDQSVDQRLAAMGARGITVQL; encoded by the exons ATGGCGGCTCCGCCTCTGCCGGGCGCGTACATGCCCGACCTGCCGGCGGTGCCGGAGTGGCTGAACAAGGGCGACAACGCGTGGCAGCTGACGGCGGCGACGTTCGTGGGCATCCAGTCCATGCCGGGGCTGGTGGTGCTCTACGGCAGCATCGTGAAGAAGAAGTGGGCCGTCAACTCGGCCTTCATGGCGCTCTACGCCTACGCCTCCACGCTCATCGTCTGGGTGCTGCTCGCCTTCCGCATGGCGTTCGGCGACCGCCTCCTCCCGTTCTGGGGCAAGGCCGGGCCGGCGCTGACGGGGGACTTCCTCGTGGCGCGCGCGTCCTTCCCGGCCACGGCGCACTACGGCGCCGGCGGCGCGCTCGAGGTGCCCCCCACGCAGCCCTACTACCCGGAGGCCACGCTGGTGCTGTTCCAGTTCCAGCTCGCGGCCATCACGCTGGTGCTGCTCGCCGGCGCCCTGCTGGGGCGCATGAACATCAAGGCGTGGATGGCCTTCACCCCGCTCTGGCTGCTCCTCTCCTACACCGTCTGCGCCTTTAGCCTCTGGGGCGGCGGCTTCCTCTACCATTGGGGCGTCATCGACTACTCCGGCGGCTACGTCATCCACGTCTCCTCCGGCGTCGCCGGCTTCACCGCTGCCTACTGG GTGGGGCCGAGGCTGAAGAGTGACAGGGAGAGATTCGCGCCCAACAACATCCTGCTCATGATCGCCGGCGGCGGGCTGctgtggctgggctgggccgggttCAACGGCGGCGCGCCGTACGCCCCGAACATCATCGCGTCCATCGCGGTGCTCAACACCAACGTCAGCGCCGCGGCGAGCCTCCTCACGTGGACCTGCCTGGACGTCGTCTTCTTCGGCAAGCCGTCCGTGATCGGCGCCGTGCAGGGCATGATGACGGGCCTCGTCTGCATCACCGCCGGCGCAG GGCTGGTGCACACGTGGGCGGCGGTGCTGATGGGCATCTGCGCCGGCAGCGTGCCGTGGTTCACCATGATGGTCCTCCACAAGCGCTCCTCCCTCCTCCAGAAGGTGGACGACACCCTCGCCGTGTTCCACACCCACGCCGTCGCCGGGCTCCTCGGCGGCGTCCTCACGGGGCTCCTCGCCACCCCGGAGCTCACCACCCTGCACACCCACGTCCCGGGCACGCGCGGCGCCTTCTACGGCGGTGGCATCCAGCAGGTGGGCAAGCAGCTGGCCGCGGCGCTCTTCGTCGTCGCGTGGAACGTCGTGGTCACCACGGGCATCATCCTCGCCGTGGGCCTCGTCATCCCGCTGCGGATGCCCGACGAGCAGCTCAGGATCGGCGACGACGCAGCGCACGGCGAGGAGGCCTACGCGCTCTGGGGCGACGGCGAGCGGTTCGACGTGTCACGGCGCGCGGCAGCGAGGGCCACCGAGGTCGGCGACCAGTCGGTGGACCAGCGTCTGGCAGCCATGGGAGCTAGAGGTATCACCGTTCAGTTGTAG